CTGACAATCCGAGGTAGTTGTTGGCACAAAAGTTCAATACTTCCTGTCCCGATTTTACTTTGATCTCTGCCTTTTGAGGCGTAACGATAATCCGTTCATTTTTGTAAAGTCCTGCTTCTTGGATAGCGGCTAATTCGCTTTGCAGGTGTTGTTGCATTTTTTCGTACATAGTGTTGTTAAGTTATAAGTTGTGAGAGCCTGGGCTTTTTTACTCCTCAATCAGCGATTGCGGCAAGCTTTTCTTTGCTTTAACTCCCAAATCTTTTAGTTTCTGAGTCTGTAAGACCAAATTGTCGTTTCCGGTAGAAAGCTGTTTGTAGGCATCGTTGTACGCGTTCTGAGCCTGGTCCAGGTTTTTCCCGATTTTTTCGAGGTTATTGATAAACCCCACAAACTTATCGTAGAGTTTTGCCCCGCGTTCGGCAATCTCTATCGCATTTCGGTTCTGATATTCACGCTTCCAGAGGTCAACGATGAGCTTTAACGCTGCAATCAGGTTTGTAGGGCTGATGAGCAGGATTTTTTTGTCGTATGCGTATTGCCAGATATCCGGGTCGTGTTGTAAGGCAAGCATGTATGCCGGTTCGTTTGGGACGAACATCATCACGAAATCGAGCGTAACGGCGTAATCCTGATAGCTTTTCCGGCTCAGCTCATCAATGTGCTTCCTTACCGAACGCAGGTGTTCCCCGATGCATTTTTTTTGTTCGTCGACTTCGTCGGTTTGTGTGTAACGAACATACGCCGACAGCGATACCTTGGAGTCGATAATTACCTTGCGGTCGTCGGGGTAGGAGATGATCACATCGGGTTGCATTTTGCTTCCGTCCTCGTTAACGAGGTAGGCACCGTCGACGTCTTTCAGGAACTCCTGGACAAAGTATTCCCTGTCGCGCACCAATCCCGATTTCTCGAGGATGTTCTCCAGGATCATTTGTCCCCAATCGCCTTGTGTTTTGGAGCTTCCTTTCAAGGCATTGGTCAGGTTCACGGCATCCTCGCTGAGTTTTGTATTGAGCTCCTTCAGCTTTTTTACTTCTTCGCCCAGTGAAAACCTCTCTTTGGCTTCGGTAATGTAGACCTCTTCCACTTTTTTCCGGAACGAGTCGATATTTTCACCTAACGGCTTCAGGATGATGTCTAAGTTCTCCTGATTGATCTTGGTGAACTTGTGCGTTTTTTCGTCCAGGATTTTTTCCGCGATATTTTCAAACTCCAGGTTGAATTGTTTTCGCAGGTTCTCCATTTCGGACTTTTGCGTCTCCAGCTTCTCTTTCAGGGCGTTGAAGTCGGCTGTTGAGGCGGCAAGCAACCTGTTGGTTTCGTTAAACTCATCGGTCATCGATTTTAA
This portion of the Petrimonas sulfuriphila genome encodes:
- the rmuC gene encoding DNA recombination protein RmuC — encoded protein: MEITGLLIGFVAGGIIAWIMATLLVRLKTVSKQELEAVNEKNVSLHTDLIVAQEKLKSMQEDEAELRTEIAAYREKTEQSRDEVQALERNLSGTTAQLNVAHDTVQKQLEEIGTYKLELKSMTDEFNETNRLLAASTADFNALKEKLETQKSEMENLRKQFNLEFENIAEKILDEKTHKFTKINQENLDIILKPLGENIDSFRKKVEEVYITEAKERFSLGEEVKKLKELNTKLSEDAVNLTNALKGSSKTQGDWGQMILENILEKSGLVRDREYFVQEFLKDVDGAYLVNEDGSKMQPDVIISYPDDRKVIIDSKVSLSAYVRYTQTDEVDEQKKCIGEHLRSVRKHIDELSRKSYQDYAVTLDFVMMFVPNEPAYMLALQHDPDIWQYAYDKKILLISPTNLIAALKLIVDLWKREYQNRNAIEIAERGAKLYDKFVGFINNLEKIGKNLDQAQNAYNDAYKQLSTGNDNLVLQTQKLKDLGVKAKKSLPQSLIEE